The following coding sequences are from one Arthrobacter sp. 24S4-2 window:
- a CDS encoding YafY family protein, with amino-acid sequence MIQTSARLLQLLSLLQVRREWTGPALAERMQVTERTVRRDIGKLRTLGYPIQASPGVAGGYQLGSGAQLPPLLLDDNEALAVALGLSSVAAGPVAGIGEASVRALAKLEQVLPSRLRTRFASLRNAVTTLASDAAPVDPLQLTAVSTAIADRRQLSFDYIKADGGAGRRLVEPYRLVDTGRRWYLVAWDCERADWRTFRADRIASMPAERKKYVPRPLPAPDLAAYVQRSVTRSPYRYDVVVRLYAPVHDVAALVGPHVATLTAEGPDRTILRAGWDRLEAPAAHLAGLDMDFEILAPAEFVQHVGRLAERLAAAAGGGRPASGVAPSGGPGGGS; translated from the coding sequence ATGATCCAGACATCCGCCCGCCTGCTCCAGTTGCTGAGCCTGCTGCAGGTGCGCCGGGAATGGACGGGCCCGGCCCTGGCGGAACGGATGCAGGTGACGGAACGGACTGTCCGCCGCGACATCGGCAAGCTCCGCACCCTGGGGTATCCCATCCAGGCTTCCCCCGGCGTTGCCGGCGGCTACCAGCTGGGATCGGGAGCCCAGCTTCCGCCACTCCTGCTTGACGACAACGAGGCCCTGGCGGTGGCCCTGGGACTCAGTTCCGTGGCGGCCGGTCCGGTGGCCGGAATCGGCGAGGCCTCCGTACGGGCGCTGGCCAAACTCGAACAGGTGCTGCCCTCGCGGCTGCGGACCCGGTTCGCCTCGCTGAGGAACGCCGTCACAACGCTCGCCAGCGATGCCGCCCCGGTGGATCCCCTCCAGCTCACCGCGGTTTCCACTGCCATTGCCGACCGCCGGCAGCTGAGTTTCGACTACATCAAGGCCGACGGCGGCGCGGGCCGTCGCCTGGTGGAGCCCTACCGCCTGGTGGACACGGGGCGCCGCTGGTACCTGGTCGCCTGGGACTGCGAGCGGGCGGACTGGCGCACGTTCCGGGCTGACCGCATCGCCTCCATGCCGGCGGAACGGAAGAAGTATGTGCCGCGCCCACTGCCCGCACCGGACCTGGCCGCCTACGTGCAGCGTTCCGTGACGCGGTCCCCGTACAGGTACGACGTGGTGGTGCGGCTCTACGCGCCGGTGCATGACGTAGCGGCCCTGGTGGGTCCGCACGTGGCCACCCTGACGGCCGAGGGGCCGGACCGGACCATCCTGCGTGCGGGCTGGGACAGGCTCGAAGCCCCGGCCGCGCACCTTGCCGGGCTGGACATGGACTTCGAGATCCTCGCACCGGCGGAGTTCGTACAGCATGTGGGCAGGCTGGCCGAACGGCTGGCGGCGGCGGCGGGCGGCGGCAGGCCGGCGTCGGGCGTTGCTCCCTCCGGCGGGCCGGGCGGCGGATCGTAA
- the hrpA gene encoding ATP-dependent RNA helicase HrpA, which yields MTFHISYPAELPVSERREDLMAAIAANQVTIIAGETGSGKTTQIPKMCLELGLGDNGLIGHTQPRRLAARTVAERIAEELGVEIGQEVGFQVRFTGEVSRSTKVKLMTDGILLAEIQRDKLLRRYNAIIIDEAHERSLNIDFILGYLKRILPQRPDLKIIITSATIDPERFAKHFGTEEDPSPVIEVSGRTFPVEIRYRPLSQPAGGALSSGDDADNASDDELEEDRDPLDAVCDAVDELALEAPGDILIFFSGEREIRDAAEALNARIQSNRRLAGTEVLPLFARLSLQEQHKVFHPGSKRRIVLATNVAETSLTVPGIKYVVDTGTARISRYSHRTKVQRLPIERVSQASANQRSGRCGRVSDGIAIRLYSEEDYESRPQFTDPEILRTNLAAVILQMTAMGVARGPKDVENFPFVEPPDSRAINDGVTLLRELGALSAARPQEETGDGGGRPAGAAGGRNGGGLTAVGQQLAQLPVDPRLGRMIVESGKRGCVREVMILAAALTIQDPRERRQGDGSGKQQLAAEKHARFRDENSDFTGFLNLWNYLQEKQQELSSTQFRRLCRTEFINYLRVREWQDLFAQLRQLARPLGISLDNKRLADPVGNHDGIHISLLSGLLSHIGILDERKREYAGARGGRFAIFPGSALFKKSPTFVMAAELVETSRLWARVAARFDPLWAEQVAPDLVKRSYSEPHWSKKMGSVMAHEKVTLYGVPIIPSRRINYGKVDPELCRELFIRHALVEGDWQTHHKFFHRNRALLLEIEELEARMRRRDILVDDETLFEFYDARIGKEVVSERHFDKWWKEARQQDPALLDFDQALLISEDADALDDSAYPKTLLHKGFELPLSYEFHPVAPGSPPNPSDGVTAEVPVLFLNQLDDAAFRWLIPGQRVELVTALIKSLPKQVRKNFVPAPDVARQAVAALEADFDPATDELEASLGLVLRRIRGQVIPPGSWNWDAVPSHLRVSFRVVDSKGKVLDEGKDLAALQERLAPATRRAIAESLGATPVTTAPKGPKGGQTTRSPQKAGGLAQSPDGAGTPGFAEKTGLTDWTFGTVQRRVQGVVKGHTVTGYPALVDEGSSVALRLFQTASEQEQAMRGGVIRLLALKVPAPDRYVLEHLNNTEKLTFSQNPHGSVSALIADCALAAIDKLTPAELPWDEVSFKAVYEQVRAELIDTVFTVTAVVERILASTRRIEKQLKGTTSLAVISALNDVKSQLEQLVFPGFVARTGYAQLSQLPRYLAAIEKRLEKLPGNVQRDALGMAAVQGLEDDYDDAVSALLPGRRAGAELTQVRWMIEELRVSLFAVELGTAYSVSEKRIRAVLNKVLAPA from the coding sequence ATGACTTTTCATATTTCGTACCCCGCCGAGCTGCCGGTTTCCGAGCGCCGCGAGGACCTGATGGCCGCCATAGCGGCCAATCAGGTGACCATCATTGCCGGCGAGACCGGCTCCGGCAAGACCACGCAGATTCCCAAAATGTGCCTGGAACTGGGGCTGGGCGACAACGGACTGATCGGCCACACCCAGCCGCGGCGGCTTGCTGCCCGGACGGTGGCTGAACGCATCGCGGAAGAACTCGGCGTGGAAATCGGCCAGGAGGTGGGCTTCCAGGTCCGCTTCACCGGCGAGGTCAGCCGGTCCACCAAGGTCAAGCTGATGACGGACGGCATCCTGCTGGCGGAGATCCAGCGCGACAAGCTCCTGCGCAGGTACAACGCCATCATCATCGATGAAGCCCACGAGCGCAGCCTCAACATCGACTTCATCCTCGGGTACCTCAAGCGGATCCTGCCGCAGCGCCCGGACCTCAAGATCATCATCACGTCCGCCACCATCGACCCCGAGCGGTTCGCCAAGCACTTCGGCACCGAGGAGGATCCCTCCCCCGTCATCGAGGTTTCCGGCCGGACGTTCCCGGTTGAAATCCGGTACCGGCCGCTGTCCCAGCCGGCGGGCGGAGCCCTGTCTTCCGGTGATGACGCAGACAACGCCTCCGACGACGAGCTCGAGGAGGACCGTGACCCGCTCGACGCCGTCTGCGACGCCGTCGACGAACTGGCCCTCGAAGCGCCGGGCGACATCCTCATCTTCTTCTCCGGCGAGCGCGAAATCCGCGACGCCGCCGAGGCCCTCAACGCGCGGATCCAATCCAACCGGCGGCTGGCCGGTACCGAGGTCCTCCCCCTCTTCGCCCGGCTGAGCCTGCAGGAACAGCACAAGGTGTTCCACCCCGGCAGCAAACGGCGGATCGTGCTCGCCACCAACGTCGCGGAAACGTCCCTCACCGTGCCCGGCATCAAATATGTCGTGGACACGGGCACTGCACGCATCTCCCGCTACTCGCACCGGACCAAAGTGCAGCGGCTGCCCATCGAACGAGTGTCCCAGGCCTCGGCCAACCAGCGCTCCGGACGCTGCGGCCGCGTCTCCGACGGCATCGCCATCCGGCTGTACTCGGAAGAGGACTACGAGTCCAGGCCGCAGTTCACCGATCCCGAGATCCTGCGCACCAACCTCGCGGCCGTCATCCTGCAGATGACCGCCATGGGCGTTGCCCGCGGGCCCAAGGACGTGGAGAACTTCCCGTTCGTGGAACCGCCGGACTCGCGCGCCATCAACGACGGCGTCACGCTCCTCCGGGAGCTCGGCGCCCTGAGTGCGGCGCGCCCGCAGGAGGAGACGGGCGACGGCGGCGGCCGCCCGGCAGGTGCTGCGGGCGGACGAAACGGCGGCGGACTGACCGCCGTCGGGCAGCAGCTTGCCCAACTGCCCGTTGACCCGAGGCTCGGCCGGATGATCGTGGAGTCCGGCAAACGCGGTTGCGTCCGTGAAGTCATGATCCTCGCCGCGGCACTGACCATCCAGGACCCCCGCGAGCGCCGCCAGGGGGACGGCTCAGGCAAGCAGCAACTCGCTGCGGAGAAGCACGCGCGGTTCCGGGATGAGAACTCGGACTTCACCGGCTTCCTGAACCTCTGGAACTACCTCCAGGAGAAGCAGCAGGAGCTTTCCTCCACGCAGTTCCGCAGGCTTTGCCGCACCGAGTTCATCAACTACCTCCGCGTCCGGGAATGGCAGGACCTGTTCGCGCAGCTCCGCCAGCTGGCCAGGCCGCTGGGCATCAGCCTCGACAACAAGCGCCTCGCCGACCCGGTGGGCAACCACGACGGCATCCACATCAGCCTGCTCTCGGGCCTGCTGAGCCACATCGGCATCCTCGACGAGCGCAAGCGCGAGTACGCCGGCGCCCGCGGCGGCCGCTTCGCGATCTTCCCCGGCTCTGCGCTGTTCAAGAAGTCCCCCACGTTCGTGATGGCCGCGGAACTGGTGGAGACCAGCCGGCTCTGGGCGAGGGTCGCGGCCAGGTTCGACCCGCTCTGGGCCGAGCAGGTGGCGCCGGACCTCGTCAAGCGCAGCTACAGCGAGCCGCACTGGTCCAAGAAGATGGGCTCGGTGATGGCCCACGAGAAGGTCACCCTCTACGGCGTGCCCATCATCCCGAGCCGGCGCATCAACTACGGCAAGGTGGATCCGGAGCTGTGCCGGGAGCTGTTCATCCGGCACGCGCTCGTCGAAGGCGACTGGCAGACGCACCACAAGTTCTTCCACCGCAACCGCGCCCTGCTCCTCGAAATCGAGGAGCTCGAAGCCCGGATGCGGCGCCGGGACATCCTGGTGGACGACGAGACGCTGTTCGAGTTTTACGACGCCCGGATCGGCAAGGAGGTGGTCTCCGAGCGGCACTTCGACAAGTGGTGGAAGGAGGCGCGCCAGCAGGATCCGGCGCTGCTCGACTTCGACCAGGCGCTGCTGATCAGCGAGGACGCTGATGCCCTCGACGATTCGGCCTACCCCAAGACCTTGCTGCACAAGGGATTCGAGCTGCCGCTCAGCTACGAGTTCCACCCCGTGGCCCCCGGCTCGCCGCCCAACCCGTCCGACGGCGTCACGGCCGAGGTTCCCGTGCTCTTCCTGAACCAGCTGGACGACGCCGCGTTCCGTTGGCTCATTCCGGGCCAGCGGGTGGAGCTCGTCACGGCGCTAATCAAGTCGCTGCCCAAGCAGGTGCGCAAGAACTTCGTACCGGCACCGGATGTCGCGCGGCAGGCCGTGGCCGCGCTGGAGGCCGACTTCGATCCCGCCACCGACGAGCTGGAGGCATCCCTCGGGCTGGTCCTGCGCCGGATCCGCGGCCAGGTCATCCCGCCGGGCTCCTGGAACTGGGATGCCGTGCCGTCCCACCTGCGGGTGAGTTTCCGCGTGGTGGATTCCAAGGGGAAGGTCCTGGACGAGGGGAAGGATCTCGCAGCGCTGCAGGAACGGCTGGCACCGGCCACCCGCCGGGCGATCGCCGAGTCGCTGGGCGCCACTCCGGTAACGACAGCCCCCAAGGGGCCGAAGGGCGGCCAGACCACGCGGTCACCGCAGAAGGCCGGCGGCTTGGCACAGTCCCCGGACGGGGCGGGAACGCCCGGCTTCGCGGAGAAAACGGGCCTGACGGACTGGACCTTCGGCACCGTGCAGCGCCGGGTCCAGGGCGTAGTCAAGGGACACACCGTCACCGGCTACCCCGCCCTGGTCGACGAGGGCTCCTCGGTTGCCCTCCGGCTGTTCCAGACCGCTTCCGAACAGGAACAGGCCATGCGCGGCGGTGTCATCCGCCTGCTGGCACTCAAAGTTCCCGCCCCGGACCGCTACGTCCTGGAGCACCTGAACAACACTGAGAAGCTGACCTTCAGCCAGAACCCGCACGGTTCCGTCTCGGCCCTGATCGCCGACTGCGCGCTGGCAGCGATCGATAAGCTCACGCCGGCAGAACTGCCATGGGACGAGGTGTCCTTTAAGGCCGTATACGAGCAGGTCCGGGCGGAGCTGATCGACACTGTCTTCACCGTCACCGCCGTCGTCGAACGGATCCTGGCCAGTACCCGCCGGATCGAAAAGCAGCTCAAGGGGACCACCAGCCTGGCCGTGATCAGCGCCCTCAATGACGTGAAAAGCCAGCTCGAACAGCTCGTCTTCCCCGGTTTCGTGGCACGCACGGGCTACGCCCAGCTAAGCCAGCTGCCGCGCTACCTCGCCGCCATAGAGAAGCGCCTCGAGAAACTGCCGGGCAACGTCCAGCGGGACGCCTTGGGCATGGCAGCGGTCCAGGGGCTGGAAGACGACTACGACGACGCCGTCTCGGCCCTGCTGCCCGGGCGCCGCGCCGGCGCCGAGTTAACCCAGGTGCGCTGGATGATCGAAGAGCTGCGGGTGAGCCTCTTCGCCGTCGAGCTCGGAACGGCCTATTCCGTCTCGGAGAAGCGGATCCGTGCGGTGCTGAACAAGGTACTTGCCCCGGCGTAG
- a CDS encoding protealysin inhibitor emfourin, translated as MKITVQRSGGIAGLKREWSVQATTATDKSRWEPLVEACPWDAVPGASDFRGQPDRFMYSIRAGQHRATLPEQAVTGPWRVLVDNTRAAAEAARNGERRPR; from the coding sequence ATGAAGATCACTGTCCAGCGCAGCGGCGGGATTGCCGGGCTGAAGCGGGAGTGGAGCGTCCAGGCGACCACCGCCACGGACAAGAGCCGCTGGGAACCCCTCGTTGAGGCCTGCCCCTGGGACGCCGTCCCGGGCGCGTCGGACTTCAGGGGCCAGCCGGACAGGTTCATGTATTCGATCAGGGCGGGCCAGCACCGCGCCACCCTCCCGGAGCAGGCGGTTACCGGCCCGTGGCGGGTCCTGGTGGACAATACGCGGGCAGCGGCCGAGGCCGCGCGGAACGGCGAGCGCCGGCCACGCTGA
- a CDS encoding sulfurtransferase: MNPLMDVSALNHRMTSGERTVLLDVRWALGDPHGREHYLAAHIPGAVYVDLPTQLAAPADPREGRHPLPPLQQLQESARCWGIREHDVVVAYDDTGSTAAARLWWMLRNAGVSTVFLLDGGLSAWRAAGFGVEGGLEQASLGDITLTDGAMPVIDAAQAAEWPGRGILLDARAGERYRGEIEPVDPRAGHIPGAVSAPTAGNIGSDGRFLPEEQLRDRFTALGVRPDVPTAVYCGSGVTAAHQVAALEIAGFPAALYPGSFSQWSNDPANEVATGEAP, encoded by the coding sequence ATGAACCCCCTGATGGACGTGTCCGCGCTAAACCACCGGATGACCTCCGGCGAGCGCACCGTTCTGCTGGACGTGCGCTGGGCGCTGGGCGATCCCCACGGCCGGGAACACTACTTGGCGGCGCATATTCCCGGCGCTGTCTACGTTGACCTGCCCACCCAACTGGCAGCGCCGGCTGATCCCCGGGAGGGCCGGCACCCGCTGCCGCCGCTGCAGCAGCTCCAGGAATCGGCGCGCTGCTGGGGCATCCGGGAGCACGACGTCGTGGTTGCCTATGACGACACGGGCAGCACCGCGGCCGCGAGGCTCTGGTGGATGCTGCGAAACGCCGGCGTTTCGACGGTCTTCCTGCTCGACGGCGGCCTCTCCGCCTGGCGGGCGGCGGGGTTCGGCGTGGAAGGCGGCCTGGAGCAGGCATCCCTGGGGGACATCACTCTCACCGACGGCGCGATGCCCGTGATCGACGCGGCCCAGGCCGCGGAATGGCCCGGACGGGGCATTCTGCTGGACGCGCGCGCGGGGGAGCGCTACCGCGGTGAAATTGAACCTGTGGATCCGCGGGCAGGGCACATTCCAGGCGCCGTCAGTGCGCCGACTGCCGGAAACATCGGCAGCGACGGCCGGTTCCTGCCGGAGGAGCAGCTGCGGGACCGCTTCACGGCCCTGGGGGTGCGGCCGGACGTGCCCACCGCCGTCTACTGCGGTTCGGGCGTCACGGCCGCGCACCAAGTCGCCGCGCTGGAAATTGCCGGCTTTCCGGCGGCGCTGTATCCCGGCTCGTTCTCGCAATGGTCCAATGACCCCGCGAACGAGGTTGCTACGGGAGAGGCTCCCTAG
- a CDS encoding Fur family transcriptional regulator — protein MAHGAKAADTQASAPASAGGREQRVTKQRLAVGAALDELDDFVSTQELYRILQNQGTSVSLATTYRILQSLADDGLVDVLRNGEGEAVYRRCAVTGHHHHLLCRNCGKAVEVEAPAVETWAARTAAEHGFTEVAHTVEIYGLCPDCTARKASA, from the coding sequence ATGGCCCACGGCGCCAAAGCCGCAGACACCCAGGCATCCGCACCGGCTTCCGCCGGCGGCAGGGAGCAGCGGGTCACCAAGCAGCGACTGGCAGTGGGTGCTGCGCTGGACGAGCTTGACGACTTTGTCAGCACGCAGGAGCTGTACCGGATCCTGCAGAACCAGGGCACGTCCGTTTCACTGGCCACGACGTACCGGATCCTCCAGTCGCTTGCCGACGACGGGCTGGTGGACGTCCTCCGGAACGGCGAGGGCGAGGCCGTTTACCGGCGTTGCGCTGTCACCGGCCACCACCATCACCTCCTGTGCCGCAACTGCGGAAAGGCCGTGGAAGTGGAGGCGCCTGCGGTGGAGACCTGGGCTGCGCGGACAGCCGCGGAGCACGGATTCACCGAGGTGGCCCACACCGTTGAGATTTATGGCCTGTGCCCGGACTGCACGGCGCGGAAGGCCTCAGCCTGA
- a CDS encoding HIT family protein, translating to MSTVFTKIINGEIPGRFVWREDDVVAFLTMGPLADGHALVVPTEEVDRWTDAPPALLARVMEVAQKIGAVQVDVFDAARAGLIVAGYEVNHLHVHVWPSNSMADYDFGSADQNPDPAALDANAEKLRDGLRRAGHGQHVPTA from the coding sequence ATGAGCACCGTTTTCACCAAGATCATCAACGGCGAGATCCCCGGACGGTTCGTCTGGCGCGAGGACGACGTTGTGGCCTTCCTGACCATGGGCCCGCTGGCAGACGGCCACGCCCTGGTGGTTCCCACCGAAGAGGTGGACCGCTGGACGGACGCGCCGCCGGCGCTGCTGGCCCGGGTGATGGAAGTTGCCCAGAAAATCGGCGCCGTCCAGGTGGACGTCTTTGATGCGGCACGGGCCGGGCTCATCGTGGCCGGCTACGAGGTCAACCACCTCCACGTCCATGTGTGGCCGTCCAACTCCATGGCGGACTACGACTTCGGCTCGGCGGACCAGAACCCGGATCCTGCTGCGCTCGACGCCAACGCGGAGAAGCTGCGCGACGGGCTCCGCCGGGCCGGCCACGGACAACACGTTCCCACGGCCTGA
- a CDS encoding helix-turn-helix domain-containing protein: MLKSVAVIVVPNFSIFEFGTAYEVFGIDRSERGSGVPAFDFRVCTPEPGDIRLKSGLSMHVDLGLEAAADADLVIMAPYGRDEDVPESVLDALRDAHARGAWVMSICSGAFALARAGLLDGRRCTTHWHYSRELASRYPAVLVDENVLYVQDSRIITSAGTAAGIDACLHLVRVELGANVAASIARDMVVPPHRDGGQAQFIDRPIPACGSQPMEELLQWMVRNLEHDHTVNELAARVHMSPRTFARRFRSETGATPAAWLNSQRVLRAQELLESTELNIDEIARESGFGHSVLLRHHFGKVLATSPQSYRRAFRGQLEPAV; the protein is encoded by the coding sequence ATGCTCAAATCAGTGGCAGTCATAGTTGTTCCCAACTTTTCCATCTTCGAGTTCGGGACCGCGTACGAAGTGTTTGGCATCGACAGATCGGAACGGGGAAGCGGCGTCCCCGCCTTCGACTTCCGCGTCTGTACGCCTGAACCGGGCGACATCCGGCTTAAGTCCGGGCTGTCCATGCACGTCGACCTGGGGCTCGAAGCGGCCGCCGATGCGGATCTGGTGATCATGGCTCCCTATGGCAGGGATGAGGATGTCCCCGAGTCCGTACTGGACGCCCTGCGGGACGCCCATGCCCGCGGCGCCTGGGTCATGTCCATCTGCTCCGGCGCCTTCGCACTGGCGCGCGCCGGCCTGCTGGACGGCCGGCGCTGCACCACCCACTGGCACTACTCCCGCGAACTGGCCAGCCGGTATCCCGCAGTGCTCGTGGACGAGAACGTCCTGTACGTCCAGGACAGCCGGATCATCACCAGCGCCGGCACCGCAGCCGGCATAGACGCCTGCCTGCACCTGGTCCGCGTGGAACTTGGAGCCAACGTGGCGGCAAGCATCGCCAGGGACATGGTGGTCCCGCCCCACCGCGACGGCGGACAGGCGCAGTTCATCGACCGGCCCATTCCCGCCTGCGGCTCCCAGCCCATGGAAGAGCTGCTCCAGTGGATGGTCCGGAATCTCGAACACGACCACACCGTCAACGAACTGGCGGCACGGGTCCACATGTCGCCGCGCACCTTCGCGCGCCGCTTCCGGTCTGAAACAGGGGCCACGCCGGCCGCCTGGCTCAACTCCCAGCGCGTGCTGCGGGCGCAGGAACTCCTCGAGTCCACGGAGCTGAACATCGACGAAATTGCCCGCGAGTCCGGATTCGGCCATTCCGTGCTGCTCCGCCACCATTTCGGCAAGGTGCTGGCCACCAGCCCGCAGTCCTACCGCCGGGCGTTCCGCGGCCAATTGGAGCCGGCGGTCTAG
- a CDS encoding FAD-dependent oxidoreductase has translation MSSLIQRLDTSLNRFTMYRLVLWVLAALALYSMLLNILGWLTFGIPEMLTHLVLCLGLTYASNRGLAALFHVRPHSESSLITGLLLYFLFWPGFAPLDVAGVALACVMASASKYALAWRGRHIFNPAAAGAFVAGLTGLNIATWWAATPAMLWLVVPGILLVLYRTRKMLMGAVFAAVSVSIVASELLRAGMALSGALWQPLAQRPVLFFMGFMLTEPLTLPPRRWQQLALAAGVGVVFAVPYNLGFVANSPELALLVGNLIAFLAGQRGGIRLSFREARPLTPTTTEFSFRPERPVRFAPGQYMELHLPHSKSDGRGRRRVFSLTSAPDAGELTFGVGTAEPVSAAKRALLALRPGDSVTATAVGGDFVLPRRSSGPVLLVAAGIGITPYLAQLAAGTAKDRDVVLLYLAKSAAELAYTDQLQQSGARIIARLSDGTAPPSFMEGTGEVSRPPERLDGAALKELVPDIAAREVFVSGSPASVRSLRTAARSAGAKRIRTDSFAGY, from the coding sequence ATGAGTTCCCTGATCCAGCGTCTGGACACGTCCTTGAACCGCTTCACCATGTACCGGCTGGTGCTGTGGGTGCTTGCCGCGCTGGCCCTGTACAGCATGCTGCTCAACATCCTGGGCTGGCTGACGTTCGGCATCCCGGAAATGCTGACGCACCTGGTGCTCTGCCTGGGACTGACCTATGCCTCGAACCGCGGTTTGGCGGCGCTCTTCCACGTCCGGCCGCACTCGGAGTCCTCGCTGATCACCGGGCTGCTGCTCTATTTCCTGTTCTGGCCCGGCTTCGCTCCCCTGGACGTGGCCGGCGTGGCCCTCGCCTGCGTGATGGCGTCAGCGTCGAAGTACGCCCTGGCATGGAGGGGCCGGCACATCTTCAATCCTGCTGCGGCGGGGGCGTTTGTGGCCGGCCTGACAGGGCTCAACATCGCCACCTGGTGGGCAGCCACCCCGGCCATGCTCTGGCTGGTGGTTCCCGGCATCCTGCTGGTGCTTTACCGCACGCGGAAAATGCTCATGGGAGCGGTGTTCGCCGCGGTATCCGTGTCAATCGTGGCCTCGGAACTCCTCCGTGCCGGAATGGCACTGAGCGGGGCCCTCTGGCAGCCGCTCGCGCAGCGCCCCGTGCTGTTCTTCATGGGCTTCATGCTGACCGAACCGCTCACCCTCCCGCCCCGCCGCTGGCAGCAACTGGCGCTGGCCGCCGGCGTCGGAGTGGTGTTCGCCGTGCCTTACAACCTGGGGTTCGTGGCGAACTCGCCCGAACTTGCGCTGCTGGTGGGAAACCTGATCGCCTTCCTGGCCGGACAGCGCGGCGGCATCCGCCTGAGTTTCCGGGAGGCACGGCCCCTGACACCTACGACGACGGAATTCAGCTTCCGGCCGGAACGTCCGGTCCGGTTCGCCCCCGGCCAGTACATGGAACTGCACCTGCCGCATTCCAAGTCGGACGGTAGGGGCCGACGCCGGGTCTTCAGCCTGACCAGCGCCCCGGACGCCGGCGAGCTGACATTCGGGGTGGGAACAGCGGAACCGGTGTCGGCGGCCAAACGCGCGCTCCTCGCCTTGCGGCCCGGGGATTCCGTGACGGCGACTGCCGTGGGCGGCGACTTCGTCCTCCCCCGCAGGTCCTCAGGCCCCGTCCTGCTGGTTGCGGCCGGCATCGGCATCACGCCGTACCTGGCCCAGCTCGCGGCCGGCACGGCAAAGGACCGTGACGTCGTGCTGCTTTACCTGGCCAAGTCTGCCGCGGAACTCGCCTACACGGACCAGCTGCAGCAGTCCGGCGCACGGATCATTGCCCGGCTCTCCGACGGCACCGCGCCGCCGTCGTTCATGGAAGGCACGGGCGAGGTTTCCCGGCCGCCGGAGCGGCTCGACGGCGCGGCACTCAAGGAGCTTGTACCGGACATTGCCGCGCGGGAAGTGTTTGTTTCGGGCTCGCCCGCAAGCGTCCGCTCACTGCGGACCGCTGCCCGCAGTGCCGGTGCCAAGCGCATCCGCACCGACTCGTTTGCCGGTTACTGA
- a CDS encoding MBL fold metallo-hydrolase — protein sequence MKLTKYTHACVRLEKDGEVLVLDPGTFSETAQALDAAGAVLVTHEHGDHVDVPAVVSALRGNESLQVFAPEGVAAKLRTEAPFAAPRIHDVEPGSTFTAVGFEVRTFGGQHALIHPQIPVVANIGYLIDSNVYHPGDSFVIPDGITVRTLLVPVHAPWNKVGEVVDFVIGVRAAKAFPIHDALLNETGLGLIEGHVKRLGAKYGTEYAHLSSGDSVEV from the coding sequence ATGAAGTTGACTAAATACACCCACGCCTGTGTCCGGCTCGAAAAGGACGGCGAGGTGCTGGTGCTGGATCCGGGCACGTTCTCCGAGACCGCCCAGGCCCTCGACGCCGCCGGTGCCGTGCTGGTCACCCATGAGCACGGCGATCACGTGGACGTTCCCGCCGTGGTGTCGGCCCTGCGGGGGAACGAGTCACTCCAGGTTTTTGCCCCCGAGGGAGTGGCAGCGAAGCTGCGCACTGAGGCGCCGTTTGCCGCCCCGCGGATCCACGACGTCGAGCCTGGCTCCACGTTCACGGCCGTCGGATTCGAGGTCCGGACGTTCGGCGGGCAGCACGCGCTGATCCACCCCCAGATTCCCGTCGTGGCCAACATCGGGTACCTGATCGACTCCAACGTCTACCACCCCGGAGACTCCTTTGTGATTCCGGACGGCATCACCGTCCGGACCCTCCTGGTGCCCGTGCATGCACCGTGGAACAAAGTGGGTGAGGTGGTGGACTTCGTCATTGGGGTCCGTGCCGCCAAAGCCTTTCCGATCCACGACGCCCTGCTCAACGAAACCGGCCTGGGCCTCATCGAAGGACACGTGAAGCGGCTGGGGGCCAAATACGGCACCGAGTATGCGCACCTCTCCAGCGGCGATTCGGTGGAAGTCTAG